The Bufo gargarizans isolate SCDJY-AF-19 unplaced genomic scaffold, ASM1485885v1 original_scaffold_813_pilon, whole genome shotgun sequence genome segment AGCGGCTGGAAATAAAAATGGATGAGTTGTACAGTAAAATGTGTTACGCTGAGGAGTTGAGTCAAGTGACTGATACAGTAAGAGTCATACAAGAAGAAGAGTCCGAGCAAGGTGACTTCTGTTGTACCAAGGAGAGCGAGAAGGAGGAAGGAGAGAGCTACAATAAAATAGTCTATGATGCAGGTGATCTGGATATCGGTCTGATCTCAGAATTGTTACACACAGGCTTATCTCACATTATGACAAGTGCCAACATATGGTTCTATACCATGAAACCGGCTGAGCTATTCCTAGATGTGAACACGGCCGGTAAACATGTCCACATTTCACATGACTTCAAAAGGGTATCCTGCTCAAATATTGCCCAGAATCTCCCCAAAACATCTGAGAGGTTCCAGTATAACCAGGTTCTAAGCACCAGAAGCTTCTCCTCAGGTAAACACTACTGGGATGTAGAAACCAGCAACTTTGGGTGGTGGATGATTGGGATGAGTTACCCCAGTatagaaagaacaggagaccgctCATGGATTGGGAATAACCAGAAGTCATGGAGTTTGtgctggttttgtgcatattcaGTGTCACATGATGGCAAAGTGATCCAGCTACCTTCAAGAATGTCCTGTAATAAGATAAGAGTGTACCTGGACTATGAGGCTGGCAAGTTGTTGTTTTATGAGCTTGGTGACCCCATCAGACACTTGTATACCTTCACTGCTACCTTCACCGAGCCCCTCCATGCTGCACTATGGGTAGGCTGGGATGGGTCATCAACGGACATCTGGGTAAAACTGAAAACCTAGGTAAAAAATTTGACTCTTGTGATAATATAAGGGGCCTCTTATTTTGAAGATCTCCTGTGACCATCATGCAGGTTTTGTAGGTTTGGTTTATTCATATGGTGCTTCAAAGTCATATTGGTTGTTCTTAAATTAAAATTGTTCCCTATCAATATTTATGGGAAATCTACTGGCTCCACCACAGATGGCATAATATTTTGCCATCTACCCATGGCCTACGGGAGAGTTATTACTTTGGAGCCCTATCAGTACTTCAAACCACATTCATAGATCGCACAACATCCATGACTTGCTCTGGGGTCACATGAtcttcaaccctttatttttcaaATTAACTTCATTTGGGGGAGGAAAGAGGGGTTTACTGGTATCTCCAAGGAGgagaaccatctcactagtgTCACCTTTTTGGAAGTAGCTCCCTAGgagtcaaagtctgactttttatcAAGCCTTGGAACATGCCGAggaaaaatagccaagccaaatatgcATCTTCAAGCACCCTGAAATAGCTgaggatggatatttggcttagCTATTTTCCCATTATGTTCCATGGCTTGCTAAACAAAAGGTTAggctttgactcatagggagccacttccaaaaggTGGCGCTAATCAGACATTTCTCTTTCAAATGAACTTTGA includes the following:
- the LOC122924106 gene encoding E3 ubiquitin/ISG15 ligase TRIM25-like; this translates as MSTADLREELNCSICLSIYIDPVTLRCGHNFCQKCIKDVLDTQDGSGVYTCPDCREEFMERPMLRKNTTLSNIAQHFMSVKPNLVVGCIYCTYCDLPVAAVKSCLQCKTSMCEKHLKKHNHSVEHMLVEPITKCPVHNKFLEYYCFQDSVPTCITCYQVGEHRGHQVELLDGAFKKKRETLRTIYRTLTLSRKETEERVQHLKQYHTEVTKKISAGAEKVMALFGDLRKQLDDLENQVLKEVAKQGDRLSVLVSNLIERLEIKMDELYSKMCYAEELSQVTDTVRVIQEEESEQGDFCCTKESEKEEGESYNKIVYDAGDLDIGLISELLHTGLSHIMTSANIWFYTMKPAELFLDVNTAGKHVHISHDFKRVSCSNIAQNLPKTSERFQYNQVLSTRSFSSGKHYWDVETSNFGWWMIGMSYPSIERTGDRSWIGNNQKSWSLCWFCAYSVSHDGKVIQLPSRMSCNKIRVYLDYEAGKLLFYELGDPIRHLYTFTATFTEPLHAALWVGWDGSSTDIWVKLKT